In Ruminococcaceae bacterium KH2T8, the genomic stretch ATCTATATATTCTTCGAATGTTATATCGTATCTGCAGATTATCTCCGCATGAGGCTGGCCTACATATCTTATGTGCCAGGGCTCATATGCGAAGCCCGTGATGTCTTCCTCGCCTTCGGGATATCTGATGATGAAGCCGAATTCGCCGCAGTTGTCGTTGACGTATCTTCCGACCTGGGAATCTATAAAGGCGGAGCCTGCAAAGTACATTACATATACGTCGAGAGCAAGACCCGTCTGGTGCTCGCTGTGGCCGGGGACCGCCGCGACCTCGGGACCTTCCTCGTTATATACACGCTCCTGATCCTCAAAGCTCCTGTAGCTGCTCGAGACATAGAGCCTGTTGCCCATATTCTCCCTGATGTAGTCGCTGAGCCTGCCGTAGTCCTCCGTGATCGCGGAGTTCATATAGACGTCGGTATCTCTGTAAAAGACGATATCGGGTTCAAAGTCGGATGTGAGGGGATGTTCGTTATTGACCAGCAGGAGGTTCTGAGAGTAGGAGATGTCCTCAGAAGGGGGCACGAGATCTTCAAAGGCAACCTGCCTGAGGTTCGGCTTTCTCTTCGTGCTGATCCTGAGCATACCGGTCTCATAAAGACACAGTACCGCGAGTGCGATCAGTATAACCGCCCATGGGGCGCAAAGGGTGATCATCTTACGTTTTTCCGCTGACATACAGCTAATATAGCACATTTACTAAGTTTCGTGCTCATGATAAAATTCTATGGTTAAGGACAAGGAGTGTTTTATGGAAATAACATCAGAATTAACAGATTATCTCCAGCAGCTCGGAAGGATCAGACTGACTCCCGAAGAGAATGAGAAGACAATGAAGGATCTCGGTGCGATCCTCGGATATATCGATAAGCTCAACGAACTCGATACCGCAGGAACTGAGCCGATGAGCCATGCTTTCGGAAGGACTAACGTATTCCGTGAGGATGTTGTGACAAATGACGATATGAGGGATGACATTCTTTCTAATGCTCCCGAGAGCAAGGACGGAGCTTTCCTTGTTCCCAAGACAGTAGAGTAAGGGGTGCCTCATATGGATAAAGATACGATACTTAAGATGACGGCCCTCGAAGCAGGTGCCGCTATAAAGGCAGGTCAGACGACTTCCGAGGAGATCACGAAGGTATTCCTCGATAAGATCTCTGAAGATAACGCCAAGTTCAACAGCTATATCACGGTCTGCGACGACGCTCTCGAGCAGGCACGAAAGGCTGATGAGGACATCAAGGCTGGAAAGCTTACGGGCGCTCTTGCAGGTGTTCCCATCGCGATCAAGGATAATATCTGCACAAAGGGCGTGAAGACGACATGCGCATCCAAGATGCTCGGTAACTTCGTTCCGCCTTACGATGCAACGGTAATAAAGAAAATCAAGGCTGAGGGTATGGTCATCCTCGGTAAGACGAATATGGACGAGTTCGCCATGGGTTCCACGACCGAGACGAGCTTCTTCGGTCCTACGCTCAATCCCTGGGGCGAGAACAGGGTACCCGGAGGATCTTCGGGCGGATCTGCTGCATGTGTAGCATCCGATAATGCTTATTTCGCACTCGGTTCCGATACGGGCGGATCGATCAGACAGCCCGCTTCGTTCTGCGGTGTTACGGGACTTAAGCCCACATACGGCACAGTCTCCAGATACGGACTTGTTGCTTTCGCTTCTTCGCTCGATCAGATCGGACCTATCGGCAGAGACGTTATGGACGTTGCCGCCATGTTCAACTTGATCTGCGGCATCGATGAGAAGGATCAGACTTCCACTGAAGTTACTCCCATCGATCTTGAGAAGGTGGCTTCTTTCGACGTTAAGGGACTTAAGATCGGTCTTCCCGAGCAGTATTTCGGCGAAGGTATCGATAAGGATGTTAAGGAGCAGGTAATGAACGGCGTTAAGCTCCTTGAGAGCAAGGGCGCGACGGTCGAGACATTCCCGATGCCCATCGTCGATTATGCTATCCCTACTTATTACATCATCGCGTGCGCCGAGGCTTGCTCCAATCTCTCGAGATATGACGGCATCAAGTACGGCTATCGCCCCGAGGGTGTAGACGATCTTATGGAACTCTATATCAAGGCAAGATCCGAAGGCTTCGGTATGGAAGTAAAGAGAAGGATCATGCTCGGTAACTTCGTATTGTCCTCCGGATATTACGATGCTTACTACAATAAGGCACTTCAGGCGAAGGCTCTCATCAAGGAGGCTTTCGACAAGGCTTTCGAGAAGTATGACGTAGTCATCGGACCCGTTGCTCCCACTACTGCTCTCAAGGCAGGCGAGAGCCTCTCGGATCCGCTTAAGATGTATCTCGGTGATATCTGCACCGTTCTCATCAATATCGTGGGTCTTCCCGCGATCTCGGTTCCCTGCGGATTTGACGGACAGGGACTTCCCGTAGGAATGCAGCTTATCGGTAAGCACTATTCCGAGGAGCTCCTTTGCGGTATAACGGCCGCATTCCAGAAGGAGACCGATTTCCACAAGAGGAGGAACAGCTGATATGGCAGAGTATGAGATGGTGATAGGACTCGAGGTTCACTGCGAGCTCTCGACAAAGTCCAAGATATTCTGCGGTTGCTCCACTAAGTTCGGCGGAGCGCCCAATACACACGTTTGCGAGATATGTTCCGGTATGCCCGGTACTCTTCCCACGCTCAATAAGAGCGTAGTAGAGTTTGCCGTAAAGGCAGGAACGGCGCTCAACTGCGAGATAACGAGGAAGAACAAGTTCGACCGTAAGAACTATTTCTATCCTGACCTTCCCAAGGCTTATCAGGTTTCGCAGCTCTATTTCCCGATCTGCCGCAACGGTAAGGTCGAGATCAAGACATCCGAAGGCACGAAATATATCGGCATCCACGAGATCCATATGGAGGAGGATGCAGGTAAGCTCGTTCACGATCCTTATACGGAGAAGACGCTCGTTGACTACAACAGATGCGGCGTACCTCTGATCGAGATCGTATCAGAGCCTGACTTCAGATCAGCCGAGGAAGTAATCGCTTACCTCGAAAAGCTCCGCGATACACTGCAGTACTTAGGCGTATCCGACTGTAAGATGCAGGAAGGTTCCAT encodes the following:
- a CDS encoding aspartyl/glutamyl-tRNA(Asn/Gln) amidotransferase subunit A, yielding MDKDTILKMTALEAGAAIKAGQTTSEEITKVFLDKISEDNAKFNSYITVCDDALEQARKADEDIKAGKLTGALAGVPIAIKDNICTKGVKTTCASKMLGNFVPPYDATVIKKIKAEGMVILGKTNMDEFAMGSTTETSFFGPTLNPWGENRVPGGSSGGSAACVASDNAYFALGSDTGGSIRQPASFCGVTGLKPTYGTVSRYGLVAFASSLDQIGPIGRDVMDVAAMFNLICGIDEKDQTSTEVTPIDLEKVASFDVKGLKIGLPEQYFGEGIDKDVKEQVMNGVKLLESKGATVETFPMPIVDYAIPTYYIIACAEACSNLSRYDGIKYGYRPEGVDDLMELYIKARSEGFGMEVKRRIMLGNFVLSSGYYDAYYNKALQAKALIKEAFDKAFEKYDVVIGPVAPTTALKAGESLSDPLKMYLGDICTVLINIVGLPAISVPCGFDGQGLPVGMQLIGKHYSEELLCGITAAFQKETDFHKRRNS
- a CDS encoding D-alanyl-D-alanine carboxypeptidase, yielding MITLCAPWAVILIALAVLCLYETGMLRISTKRKPNLRQVAFEDLVPPSEDISYSQNLLLVNNEHPLTSDFEPDIVFYRDTDVYMNSAITEDYGRLSDYIRENMGNRLYVSSSYRSFEDQERVYNEEGPEVAAVPGHSEHQTGLALDVYVMYFAGSAFIDSQVGRYVNDNCGEFGFIIRYPEGEEDITGFAYEPWHIRYVGQPHAEIICRYDITFEEYIDSYEIGTWYTYDGYYIARLPEDEILIPAELADSDITYSPDNTGCVFVTVDPE
- a CDS encoding aspartyl/glutamyl-tRNA(Asn/Gln) amidotransferase subunit C gives rise to the protein MEITSELTDYLQQLGRIRLTPEENEKTMKDLGAILGYIDKLNELDTAGTEPMSHAFGRTNVFREDVVTNDDMRDDILSNAPESKDGAFLVPKTVE